One window of the Indicator indicator isolate 239-I01 chromosome 13, UM_Iind_1.1, whole genome shotgun sequence genome contains the following:
- the PER2 gene encoding period circadian protein homolog 2 isoform X2 produces the protein MFAVAVSLITGKILYISDQAASILRCKRGYFKNAKFVEFLAPQDVSVFYTSTTPYRLPSWNICNRAEPSTQDCMEEKSFFCRISAGKERENEICYHPFRMTPYLIKVQDPEIAEDQLCCVLLAEKVHSGYEAPRIPPDKRIFTTTHTPTCLFQDVDERAVPLLGYLPQDLIGTPVLVHLHPNDRPLMLAIHKKILQYGGQPFDYSPIRFCTRNGDYITMDTSWSSFINPWSRKVSFIIGRHKVRTGPLNEDVFAAPNYTEDRILHPSVQEITEQIYRLLLQPVHNSGSSGYGSLGSNGSHEHLMSVASSSDSTGNNNEDAHKDKPEVRQDVCKAKNKGQRIFTDNKAKLEHKREPFAEKQSGPGGQVKDVVGKDSTVTTAPKNVATEELAWKEQPVYSYQQISCLDSVIRYLESCSVPGTAKRKCEPSSSVASLDSEAHEQKPADSAVQSLGDPAVLKASGKSNGPPVVGAHLTSLALPGKPESVVSLTSQCSYSSTIVHVGDKKPQPELEMIEDGPSGAEILDGQLLAPPSTSAHVNQEKEPFKKLGLTKEVLAVHTQKEEQSFLNKFKEIKKFNIFQSHCNHYLQDKPKGRPGERGGRGQRNGTSGMDQPWKKSGKNRKSKRIKPQESSDSTTSGTKFPHRFPLQGLNATAWSPSDTSQASYSAMSFPTVMPAYPLPVFPAAGTVPPAPETSLSGFNQLPDSGNACPVQPSQFSAPLMTPVVALVLPNYVYPEMNNNLPQTLYHNQTNFPAHSTFPSQTVFPTQPPFATPSPFPQQAFFPTQPFHYNPPAESEKVPVTETRNEPSRSCTPQSLGPQDQASPPLFQSRCSSPLNLLQLEETTKTAESGAPVGLHGALSEEGAIAKIMSTDNCSGKESIPAESPMDAQNSDALSMSSVLLDILLQEDACSGSGSASSGSGASAAAESLGSGSNGCGTSGSRTGSSETSHTSKYFGSIDSSENHHKTKMKAEMEESEHFIKYVLQDPIWLLMANTDDTVMMTYQIPSRDLETVLKEDKQKLKQMQKLQPKFTEEQKRELIEVHPWIQQGGLPKTVANSECIFCEDNIQSNFYTSYDEEIHEMDLNEMIEESGENNLVSLSQVSEEQT, from the exons ATGTTTGCTGTAGCTGTTTCTTTGATTACTGGGAAAATTCTGTACATCTCTGACCAAGCTGCTTCAATTCTCCGCTGTAAGAGAGgttattttaaaaatgccaAATTTGTGGAGTTCTTGGCACCACAGGATGTCAGTGTATTCTATACTTCTACTACTCCATACAGATTACCATCATGGAATATTTGCAATAGAGCTG AGCCTTCCACTCAGGACTGCATGGAAGAGAAATCTTTTTTCTGTCGTATCAG CGCAGGAAAGGAGCGTGAAAATGAAATTTGCTATCACCCGTTTCGGATGACTCCATACCTTATCAAAGTGCAAGATCCAGAAATAGCAGAGGACCAACTTTGCTGTGTGTTGCTTGCAGAAAAAGTGCATTCTGGTTATGAAG cACCCAGAATTCCTCCTGACAAAAGAATTTTTACAACTACGCACACACCGACTTGTTTGTTCCAGGATGTAGACGAAAG ggCAGTACCTCTGTTGGGATACCTACCTCAGGACTTAATAGGAACACCAGTTTTGGTGCATCTCCACCCAAATGACAGACCCTTAATGCTAGCAATTCACAAAAAAA TACTTCAGTATGGAGGGCAGCCTTTTGACTATTCGCCTATCAGGTTTTGCACCAGGAATGGAGATTATATAACAATGGACACTAGCTGGTCCAGTTTCATCAACCCTTGGAGTCGAAAAGTTTCATTTATTATTGGAAGACATAAAGTTAGAAC GGGTCCCTTAAATGAAGATGTCTTTGCCGCTCCCAACTATACAGAAGATAGAATCCTTCATCCCAGTGTTCAGGAGATTACTGAGCAAATATACCGGCTGTTATTGCAG CCTGTACACAACAGTGGATCCAGTGGCTATGGAAGTCTAGGTAGCAATGGTTCACATGAGCACTTAATGAGTGTGGCATCCTCCAGTGACAGCACAGGAAATAATAATGAAGATGCTCATAAGGACAAACCA GAGGTTCGTCAAGATGTCTGTAAGGCAAAAAATAAAGGACAGCGTATTTTCACTGACAATAAAGCAAAGCTGGAACACAAGAGAGAGCCTTTTGCAG aaaaacaaagtggTCCTGGTGGTCAGGTGAAAGATGTAGTGGGAAAGGATTCTACAGTAACAACTGCTCCTAAAAATGTGGCTACTGAAGAGTTGGCTTGGAAAGAACAACCTGTGTATTCTTATCAACAGATTAGCTGTTTGGACAGTGTCATCAG GTACTTGGAGAGCTGTAGTGTGCCTggcacagcaaaaagaaaatgtgaaccTTCATCAAGTGTTGCATCACTTGATTCTGAAGCTCATGAACAAAAACCAGCTGATAGTGCTGTACAGTCTTTGGGAG atCCTGCTGTGTTGAAGGCATCTGGTAAATCAAATGGTCCCCCTGTGGTTGGTGCTCACTTAACATCTTTGGCTTTACCTGGCAAGCCTGAAAGTGTTGTCTCTCTCACAAGTCAGTGCAGCTACAGTAGCACCATTGTTCATGTTGGagacaaaaaaccacaacctgAATTAG AAATGATAGAAGATGGTCCAAGTGGAGCAGAAATCTTAGATGGCCAACTTCTTGCCCCTCCATCCACCTCAGCACATGTAAATCAAGAAAAGGAGCCGTTTAAGAAACTGGGGCTTACAAAGGAAGTCCTTGCAGTGCATACACAAAAAGAGGAGCAGAGCTTTTTGAATAAGTTTAAAGAAATCAAGAAATTCAATATTTTTCAGTCCCACTGCAATCACTACTTACAAGATAAACCCAAAGGACGGCCCGGTGAACGTG GTGGCCGTGGACAAAGAAATGGCACTTCTGGAATGGATCAACCTTGGAAGAAAAGTGGAAAGAACAGGAAATCCAAGCGCATTAAACCACAGGAGTCTTCAGACAGTACAACTTCTGGAACTAAATTCCCCCATCGGTTCCCTCTTCAGGGTTTAAATGCTACTGCTTGGTCACCATCAGACACTTCACAGGCCAGCTATTCAGCGATGTCTTTTCCCACCGTTATGCCTGCATATCCGCTTCCTGtttttccagcagctggaaCTGTGCCACCAGCTCCTGAGACTTCGCTCTCTGGTTTTAATCAGCTGCCAGACTCTGGAAATGCTTGCCCTGTGCAACCATCCCAGTTCTCTGCACCCCTCATGACACCTGTCGTAGCTCTTGTGCTCCCCAACTATGTCTACCCAGAGATGAACAATAACTTACCTCAAACACTTTaccacaaccaaaccaatttCCCTGCCCATTCCACTTTCCCTTCACAGACAGTATTTCCAACACAGCCTCCATTTGCTACACCCAGCCCTTTTCCACAACAGGCGTTTTTTCCAACACAGCCATTCCACTATAATCCACCAGCAGAAAGTGAAAAGGTTCCTGTCACAGAGACTCGAAATGAGCCGTCCCGTTCCTGCACTCCACAATCATTGGGTCCTCAGGACCAGGCTTCTCCACCTCTGTTCCAGTCAAGGTGCAGTTCTCCGCTGAATCTTCTACAGTTAGAAGAAACCACAAAAACTGCTGAAAGTGGAGCTCCTGTGGGTTTGCACGGAGCTTTAAGTGAGGAAGGAGCCATAGCCAAAATCATGTCAACTGATAACTGTAGTGGAAAGGAATCCATACCA GCTGAATCTCCAATGGACGCTCAAAACAGCGATGCACTCTCCATGTCTAGTGTCCTGCTTGACATTTTACTTCAAGAAGATGCATGTTCTGGCAGTGGTTCAGCTTCTTCAGGTAGTGGTGCGTCTGCAGCTGCCGAGTCTCTGGGGTCTGGATCCAACGGCTGTGGCACGTCAGGGAGCAGAACAG gtaGTAGCGAAACTAGTCATACCAGCAAATACTTTGGGAGCATAGATTCCTCAGAAAATCAtcataaaaccaaaatgaaggCAGAAATGGAAGAAAGTGAGCACTTCATTAAATATGTTCTTCAGGATCCTATATGGCTTTTGATGGCAAACACAGATGACACTGTTATGATGACTTACCAGATACCTTCACG agATTTGGAAACTGTTTTAAAAGAAGATAAGCAGAAATTAAAGCAAATGCAGAAACTACAGCCGAAATttacagaagaacaaaaaagagaGCTTATTGAAGTTCATCCATGGATCCAGCAAGGTGGACTGCCAAAAACTGTTGCTAATTCT gaaTGTATTTTTTGTGAGGACAATATACAGAGCAATTTTTATACATCGTATGATGAAGAAATCCATGAAATGGACCTTAATGAAATGATTGAAGAGAGTGGGGAAAACAACTTGGTCTCCTTGAGTCAAGTCAGCGAAGAACAAACATAG
- the PER2 gene encoding period circadian protein homolog 2 isoform X1 has translation MDSIKFRGFYSSTEEQSPEQQPGISENISSSFSIKEQQKMSDYSGLANNHSQMIAEDSEIQTKPEHSHEVLQEDIEMSSGSSGNDFSGNDTNENYSSGHDSHGHESDENGKDSAMLMESSDCHKSSSSNAFSLMIANSEHNQSSSGCSSEQSTKAKTQKELLKTLQELKAHLPSEKRIKGKSSVLTTLKYALKSIKQVKANEEYYQLLMINESQPAGLNVSSYTVEEVETITSEYIMKNSDMFAVAVSLITGKILYISDQAASILRCKRGYFKNAKFVEFLAPQDVSVFYTSTTPYRLPSWNICNRAEPSTQDCMEEKSFFCRISAGKERENEICYHPFRMTPYLIKVQDPEIAEDQLCCVLLAEKVHSGYEAPRIPPDKRIFTTTHTPTCLFQDVDERAVPLLGYLPQDLIGTPVLVHLHPNDRPLMLAIHKKILQYGGQPFDYSPIRFCTRNGDYITMDTSWSSFINPWSRKVSFIIGRHKVRTGPLNEDVFAAPNYTEDRILHPSVQEITEQIYRLLLQPVHNSGSSGYGSLGSNGSHEHLMSVASSSDSTGNNNEDAHKDKPEVRQDVCKAKNKGQRIFTDNKAKLEHKREPFAEKQSGPGGQVKDVVGKDSTVTTAPKNVATEELAWKEQPVYSYQQISCLDSVIRYLESCSVPGTAKRKCEPSSSVASLDSEAHEQKPADSAVQSLGDPAVLKASGKSNGPPVVGAHLTSLALPGKPESVVSLTSQCSYSSTIVHVGDKKPQPELEMIEDGPSGAEILDGQLLAPPSTSAHVNQEKEPFKKLGLTKEVLAVHTQKEEQSFLNKFKEIKKFNIFQSHCNHYLQDKPKGRPGERGGRGQRNGTSGMDQPWKKSGKNRKSKRIKPQESSDSTTSGTKFPHRFPLQGLNATAWSPSDTSQASYSAMSFPTVMPAYPLPVFPAAGTVPPAPETSLSGFNQLPDSGNACPVQPSQFSAPLMTPVVALVLPNYVYPEMNNNLPQTLYHNQTNFPAHSTFPSQTVFPTQPPFATPSPFPQQAFFPTQPFHYNPPAESEKVPVTETRNEPSRSCTPQSLGPQDQASPPLFQSRCSSPLNLLQLEETTKTAESGAPVGLHGALSEEGAIAKIMSTDNCSGKESIPAESPMDAQNSDALSMSSVLLDILLQEDACSGSGSASSGSGASAAAESLGSGSNGCGTSGSRTGSSETSHTSKYFGSIDSSENHHKTKMKAEMEESEHFIKYVLQDPIWLLMANTDDTVMMTYQIPSRDLETVLKEDKQKLKQMQKLQPKFTEEQKRELIEVHPWIQQGGLPKTVANSECIFCEDNIQSNFYTSYDEEIHEMDLNEMIEESGENNLVSLSQVSEEQT, from the exons ATGGACTCTATCAAGTTCAGGGGGTTCTACTCTAGCActgaggagcagagccctgagcagcagcctggtatcagtgaaaacatttcttcatcGTTCTCCATAAAAGAGCAACAGAAAATGAGTGATTATTCTGGACTTGCAAATAACCATAGCCAGATGATTGCTGAAGACTCAGAAATTCAGACAAAGCCTGAACACTCTCATGAAGTTCTTCAGGAAGATATTGAAATGAGCAGTGGATCCAGTGGAAATGACTTTAGTGGAAATGACACAAATGAAAATTACTCGAGTGGGCATGATTCTCATGGCCATGAATCTGATGAAAATGGGAAGGATTCAGCAATGCTCATGGAATCTTCAGACTGTCATAAAAG TTCAAGCTCAAATGCATTTAGTCTGATGATTGCAAACTCTGAACACAATCAGTCTAGTAGTGGATGCAG TAGTGAGCAGTCCACTAAAGCCAAAACACAAAAGGAATTGCTGAAAACTTTGCAAGAGCTAAAAGCTCACCTTCCTTCTGAAAAGAGAATTAAAGGCAAATCTAGTGTCCTAACAACGTTGAAATATGCCCTCAAAAGCATTAAACAAGTTAAAG CCAATGAGGAGTATTACCAGCTGTTGATGATTAATGAATCCCAGCCTGCTGGACTGAATGTGTCATCTTACACAGTGGAAGAAGTTGAGACTATAACCTCAGAATACATCATGAAAAATTCC gaTATGTTTGCTGTAGCTGTTTCTTTGATTACTGGGAAAATTCTGTACATCTCTGACCAAGCTGCTTCAATTCTCCGCTGTAAGAGAGgttattttaaaaatgccaAATTTGTGGAGTTCTTGGCACCACAGGATGTCAGTGTATTCTATACTTCTACTACTCCATACAGATTACCATCATGGAATATTTGCAATAGAGCTG AGCCTTCCACTCAGGACTGCATGGAAGAGAAATCTTTTTTCTGTCGTATCAG CGCAGGAAAGGAGCGTGAAAATGAAATTTGCTATCACCCGTTTCGGATGACTCCATACCTTATCAAAGTGCAAGATCCAGAAATAGCAGAGGACCAACTTTGCTGTGTGTTGCTTGCAGAAAAAGTGCATTCTGGTTATGAAG cACCCAGAATTCCTCCTGACAAAAGAATTTTTACAACTACGCACACACCGACTTGTTTGTTCCAGGATGTAGACGAAAG ggCAGTACCTCTGTTGGGATACCTACCTCAGGACTTAATAGGAACACCAGTTTTGGTGCATCTCCACCCAAATGACAGACCCTTAATGCTAGCAATTCACAAAAAAA TACTTCAGTATGGAGGGCAGCCTTTTGACTATTCGCCTATCAGGTTTTGCACCAGGAATGGAGATTATATAACAATGGACACTAGCTGGTCCAGTTTCATCAACCCTTGGAGTCGAAAAGTTTCATTTATTATTGGAAGACATAAAGTTAGAAC GGGTCCCTTAAATGAAGATGTCTTTGCCGCTCCCAACTATACAGAAGATAGAATCCTTCATCCCAGTGTTCAGGAGATTACTGAGCAAATATACCGGCTGTTATTGCAG CCTGTACACAACAGTGGATCCAGTGGCTATGGAAGTCTAGGTAGCAATGGTTCACATGAGCACTTAATGAGTGTGGCATCCTCCAGTGACAGCACAGGAAATAATAATGAAGATGCTCATAAGGACAAACCA GAGGTTCGTCAAGATGTCTGTAAGGCAAAAAATAAAGGACAGCGTATTTTCACTGACAATAAAGCAAAGCTGGAACACAAGAGAGAGCCTTTTGCAG aaaaacaaagtggTCCTGGTGGTCAGGTGAAAGATGTAGTGGGAAAGGATTCTACAGTAACAACTGCTCCTAAAAATGTGGCTACTGAAGAGTTGGCTTGGAAAGAACAACCTGTGTATTCTTATCAACAGATTAGCTGTTTGGACAGTGTCATCAG GTACTTGGAGAGCTGTAGTGTGCCTggcacagcaaaaagaaaatgtgaaccTTCATCAAGTGTTGCATCACTTGATTCTGAAGCTCATGAACAAAAACCAGCTGATAGTGCTGTACAGTCTTTGGGAG atCCTGCTGTGTTGAAGGCATCTGGTAAATCAAATGGTCCCCCTGTGGTTGGTGCTCACTTAACATCTTTGGCTTTACCTGGCAAGCCTGAAAGTGTTGTCTCTCTCACAAGTCAGTGCAGCTACAGTAGCACCATTGTTCATGTTGGagacaaaaaaccacaacctgAATTAG AAATGATAGAAGATGGTCCAAGTGGAGCAGAAATCTTAGATGGCCAACTTCTTGCCCCTCCATCCACCTCAGCACATGTAAATCAAGAAAAGGAGCCGTTTAAGAAACTGGGGCTTACAAAGGAAGTCCTTGCAGTGCATACACAAAAAGAGGAGCAGAGCTTTTTGAATAAGTTTAAAGAAATCAAGAAATTCAATATTTTTCAGTCCCACTGCAATCACTACTTACAAGATAAACCCAAAGGACGGCCCGGTGAACGTG GTGGCCGTGGACAAAGAAATGGCACTTCTGGAATGGATCAACCTTGGAAGAAAAGTGGAAAGAACAGGAAATCCAAGCGCATTAAACCACAGGAGTCTTCAGACAGTACAACTTCTGGAACTAAATTCCCCCATCGGTTCCCTCTTCAGGGTTTAAATGCTACTGCTTGGTCACCATCAGACACTTCACAGGCCAGCTATTCAGCGATGTCTTTTCCCACCGTTATGCCTGCATATCCGCTTCCTGtttttccagcagctggaaCTGTGCCACCAGCTCCTGAGACTTCGCTCTCTGGTTTTAATCAGCTGCCAGACTCTGGAAATGCTTGCCCTGTGCAACCATCCCAGTTCTCTGCACCCCTCATGACACCTGTCGTAGCTCTTGTGCTCCCCAACTATGTCTACCCAGAGATGAACAATAACTTACCTCAAACACTTTaccacaaccaaaccaatttCCCTGCCCATTCCACTTTCCCTTCACAGACAGTATTTCCAACACAGCCTCCATTTGCTACACCCAGCCCTTTTCCACAACAGGCGTTTTTTCCAACACAGCCATTCCACTATAATCCACCAGCAGAAAGTGAAAAGGTTCCTGTCACAGAGACTCGAAATGAGCCGTCCCGTTCCTGCACTCCACAATCATTGGGTCCTCAGGACCAGGCTTCTCCACCTCTGTTCCAGTCAAGGTGCAGTTCTCCGCTGAATCTTCTACAGTTAGAAGAAACCACAAAAACTGCTGAAAGTGGAGCTCCTGTGGGTTTGCACGGAGCTTTAAGTGAGGAAGGAGCCATAGCCAAAATCATGTCAACTGATAACTGTAGTGGAAAGGAATCCATACCA GCTGAATCTCCAATGGACGCTCAAAACAGCGATGCACTCTCCATGTCTAGTGTCCTGCTTGACATTTTACTTCAAGAAGATGCATGTTCTGGCAGTGGTTCAGCTTCTTCAGGTAGTGGTGCGTCTGCAGCTGCCGAGTCTCTGGGGTCTGGATCCAACGGCTGTGGCACGTCAGGGAGCAGAACAG gtaGTAGCGAAACTAGTCATACCAGCAAATACTTTGGGAGCATAGATTCCTCAGAAAATCAtcataaaaccaaaatgaaggCAGAAATGGAAGAAAGTGAGCACTTCATTAAATATGTTCTTCAGGATCCTATATGGCTTTTGATGGCAAACACAGATGACACTGTTATGATGACTTACCAGATACCTTCACG agATTTGGAAACTGTTTTAAAAGAAGATAAGCAGAAATTAAAGCAAATGCAGAAACTACAGCCGAAATttacagaagaacaaaaaagagaGCTTATTGAAGTTCATCCATGGATCCAGCAAGGTGGACTGCCAAAAACTGTTGCTAATTCT gaaTGTATTTTTTGTGAGGACAATATACAGAGCAATTTTTATACATCGTATGATGAAGAAATCCATGAAATGGACCTTAATGAAATGATTGAAGAGAGTGGGGAAAACAACTTGGTCTCCTTGAGTCAAGTCAGCGAAGAACAAACATAG